One Haloterrigena salifodinae DNA window includes the following coding sequences:
- a CDS encoding DUF7322 domain-containing protein translates to MGSDRPDDERDEYDPEEEFRDPESDSFTIPQVSSEDAGGGFWSDIREDFESEESVEPAEPEVSTDEADVPTELRETFWAMVLFVNGAVLTYALAALFLVFEGATRTAGILFVIGLACTVFTVRRYRHYQRYIDANDDEPGPDTSSDAGVATAPETNDDT, encoded by the coding sequence GTGGGATCCGACCGGCCCGACGACGAACGCGACGAGTACGATCCGGAAGAGGAGTTTCGCGATCCCGAGAGCGATTCCTTCACGATTCCTCAGGTGTCGTCCGAGGACGCGGGCGGCGGGTTCTGGTCGGATATTCGTGAAGATTTCGAGTCCGAGGAGTCCGTCGAGCCCGCTGAACCGGAGGTTTCGACCGACGAGGCCGACGTCCCGACGGAGCTACGCGAAACCTTCTGGGCAATGGTGCTCTTCGTCAACGGGGCGGTGCTCACGTACGCGCTTGCCGCGCTGTTTCTCGTCTTCGAGGGCGCGACGAGAACCGCCGGCATACTCTTCGTGATCGGACTCGCCTGTACCGTCTTTACCGTGCGCCGGTATCGCCACTATCAACGATACATCGACGCCAACGACGACGAACCGGGGCCCGACACCTCGAGCGACGCCGGCGTCGCGACGGCTCCCGAAACGAACGACGATACCTAA